TCTATATTTGTAGTTACATTATCTTTAATTACAAAAAAGATATCGTCTGCCTTAAACAAATATTTAAGTTTTAATTTCTGCTTTATAAATTCTTTTAAAAACTGCTGCTGGGCTTTTATTCTTCCTAAATCCCCGTCCTCATACCCTTCTCCCGTCTTGTTTCCTTTTCTGTATCTTAAGTATTGTTCTGCTTTTTCCCCATCTAAAATTTGTCTACCCTTATTTAGTGATATGTGAAGGTTTTGGTATGGATCGTCGTATTTCATATCAAATGGTACATCTATTTCCACTCCCCCTAACAAATCAATTATTTCCCTGAATCCTTTAAAATTTACTGTTAAATAGTAGTGAACAGGCATAGTAGTAAGTTTTTCTACCTTTTCAATTATTTCCGCCTCCCCGCCCAGACCTATAAGGGCGTTTATTTTATATATCCTACCGCTATCTGATTTAACCATGGTATCCCTTGTTATTGACAATATATTTACTTTTCCACTTTCAGGATGGAAATTTACCAACATGATTCCGTCTGCTCTTTTTTCAGACTCATCCAGACCCATTAGAAGTAAATTTATGTACTCTGGATAATCCTTTCTCTTATAAATGTTGCGCACTATTTGTTTTTTTTCATAATTTTTCTCTTTTTCATCTATAAAATTTAAATTGTTTTTTTCACTATAATTTAAAATTGTAAACAATCCCTCTACAAATAAAACAAGAGAAAACACCATGCAAATATAAAATATTTTCTTTCTTAAACTCATATTTCCACCTGCTTTAGTTTATTTCAATTACTCTGTCCAAAGGTAAATAAGACAGGCTTTAAACATTATTTAGTATATGTTTTTTATGTTTTTTAATACAAATAGGTGGATAAGTTAAATATTTAAATTTTTCTTGAAAAATCATTTATATATTTAACAAATTATAAATTGCATTTCTACTCTATAACTGCTATAATAAAAAACGACAAAACCATGCTAATTTTCTGTTTTAATGCTTATTTTTTATTCTTAAAAAAATAAACTAAATTTGAAAGGAATGTGAAAAATTTCAATGTATACACCATTTCATATTAAAACCGGTTAAATCCATAATAAAAACAAAAAATACATAAACTTTTAGCAATACTTAAATTTTTAAGCATTATTTTTTTATATGTGCAAGCAAAAAAATTTATTATCAATTACAGTGGGGGTGTTCATAAAATGTCGAAAAAAGTCTTGGGGATTTTTTTTATAATATTAATATTTTCCATATGTAATGTATGTGGATTTGCACAAGAAGAAAGCTTAGTACAAAATCCAGGCTTTGAAATGTCTGACGAATACGCCAGACTTTGGGAGACATACCATTGGAGCGAAGAGTCTGAAGCAAGCGAATTTGGTATTGATGAAACGGTAAGCCATACCGGTTCAAAAAGCGCTTATATTGTAAGTAATTCAATGAGTGACGCAAGATATGTCCAGCATGTTCCGGTAAAAGGGGATACTTTTTATAAGTTTTCATGCTGGGTAAAAACAGAAAATGTACCTGAAGATACCCTAGGGGCAAATATTTCAGTACTGTATACCCTAACTACTTCCCGCGGGGTTACAGGTACAACTGAAAATTGGGAGTATGTTGAGTTTTATGGAAAAACCAGTCCCAATCAGGAGACGGTCGCCCTTTCCCTGGCCTTAGGGGGACATGGGAAGTTAAGCTCAGGTAAGGCCTGGTTTGACACTGTGGAAGTTGTAGAAGTAAGTGAAATTCCTGTAGGTGAAACCGCTCAAAGCTTAGAGCCCGATAATTCATCCCAGTCAGGTGATGCAGAAAGCAAAAGTAGTGGAAAGATTTTATCTATGATTCTCATACCCTTCGCAATACTTATATATGTGCTCTTTATATTATACAAGTCAAAAAAATCATCCGGCAATGATAAGAATAAGAATACCCCTTCTGATAATACTAAGAATACTAAAAAAAATACTAATAATACCCTTCCACCGGAAGATCAACAGATTTTTAAGGTAAGCTTTGATAAAAAAGACATAATAATAATGATTGCCATGACTGCGATTTATTTGGTAATCGCATTGTATAATCTCGGAAGTTTTAAAGTTCCAACCACTTCCTGGGAGTCTGTTTTACCGGGAGAAAGTTTTACCGTAGATCTTGGAAAAGAAGCAACCCTGTCAAGGGTATACTTTTTTACAGGCTTAGGTGGAGGCGTTATTAGTGTAGAATACCTTGACGAAAACCAAAATTTCTCTAATCTCATGACTTTTCAAAAGGACAAAGTCCTTGACATTTTTAAATGGAAGTACCAAGCTGTATCACCTGTTACCACCAGCAAATTACGGTTTACTTTTGAAAGTACCAATATGACTATAAATGAAATAGCAATAGTTGAACAAGGAAGTACCGTACCTTTAACAGGCATAAAAGTAGTAGACAAAAATGTTGGCTCTAATAATAAAGGAAATATAGAAAATCTTTTTGATGAACATGATAAATTTGCATACAGACCTTCATTTATGAACAGCATGTATTTAGATGAAATATACCATGCCAGAACTGCTTTTGAGCATATACACGGGATACAGCCATATGAAACAACCCACCCGCCTTTAGGAAAAGTATTTATGGCACTGGGTGTACTTATTTTTGGAATGGTGCCTTTCGGCTGGAGAATAATGGGTACACTTTTTGGAGTGGCTATGGTTCCTGCCATGTATGCTTTTGGTAAAAAAGTTTTTCACGACAGGTTCTTTGCATTTTCAGCTGCTTTTCTTATGATGTTTGATTCAATGCACTTTGCCCAGACAAGAATAGCAACTATAGACAGCTATGTTACACTTTTTGTTATACTCATGTATTATTATATGTATGACTACTTTGTAAATAAGTCCTACGTATTAGGATTCAAACAATCTTTAAAACCGCTGTTTTTAAGCGGCCTGTTCTTTGGGTTCGGGGCAGCAAGTAAGTGGATTGCCTTTTACGGTGCCGCAGGACTTGCAGTTCTGTTTTTCCTTAACAAATACTTAGAGTATACTGACTACAGGAAGATTGCCATGAGAAGCAAAAAGAAACCTGCATGGTTCCATGATTATGAAAGTTTATACCTGTTTGGCACCATGGGACTTTGCGTAATATTTTTTGTTATAATACCTGGAATAATATATGTACTATCATATCTGTCCTGGCCTGAAAGACCTGGTACAAGCCTTTTTAAAACTGTTGTAGACAACTTTAAATATATGCTAAGCTATCACTCTAAACTTACTGATACACACCCTTATCAATCAGCCTGGTGGGAATGGCCTTTTATGTCAAGACCTATGGCCTTTTACTTTGGAAGCGATCTTCCTGCAGGAGTTACATCTAAAATTTACACATTGGGAAACCCTGCAGTATGGTGGACCGGAATAGTTGCATTTTTGGCAATTGCAGCTATGGCACTCACAAAGGTAAAAAAACAGTTTTCACTATTATTCGTCCTTGCAGCATCATCTTTTGCTTATATTTCCATACCTAAAGATTTTATACCTTCAGAGGTTTGGATACTATCTTTCATATTATTAACACTAACAATACTTATATCTTCTAACTTTGATAAAAAAATCATTGCTTTTTCAGTAGGTTCTGCTGCAATATTTTCTGTAATTGCATTTAGCTTTCATAATGTTATAAAAACCAACAGCTACTATGTAAATTTCGATAACAGCTACTATAAAAATCCAAGCGTACAATCTTTAATGTGGATATTTTTACTAACATCTATAATAATTTTGTTGGTGGGAATATTCAGATTTGACCGGAAATTCTTCCCTATAGTGTTGGCTATGATTTTTCAATATGTTCCTTGGGTAGGCGTTCCAAGATGTACATTTATATACCACTATTTTACCATTATACCTTTCTTAATACTGTGCATTTTATATGTAATTAAGAAAGTCATTGATAAGTGGCAGGATTTCAAATATTTTGCTTATATTTACCTGGCATTGGTACTGGTAGTTTTTATACTATTCTATCCAGTTGTTTCAGGTATGCATGTAAATACTTCTTATTTAAAATTAATAGGATGGTTTTGGAATTTTTAAAATAATCTTTGGAGGGAAAAAATATGTCTGATAAGATAGTTTGTTCAGTAGTAGTGCCTCTTTATAATGAGGAAGAAGTTATTTTGGAAACATATAAAAGACTAAAAAAAGTTATGGACTCTACAAATGAATCCTATGAAATTATATTTGTTAACGACGGCAGCAGGGACAAAACTGAAGAAATGGCTCATGAAATATGCAATAATGATCCTAAAATCAAACTAATTAACTTTGCAAGAAACTTTGGTCATCAAATTGCCATAACTGCAGGTATGGACTATGCCGAAGGACAGGCTATTGTTGTCATAGATGCTGATTTACAAGACCCTCCTGAATTAATTCCAAAAATGCTGGAAAAGTGGAAAGAGGGCTATGATGTTGTATATGGAAAAAGACTTGCAAGGGAAGGGGAAACCTTCTTTAAAAAGTTTACGGCAAAAGTTTTCTACCGCTTTTTAAGAAAAATGACAGATGTAGATATCCCCGTTGATACCGGGGACTTTAGGTTAATCGACAGGAAAGTTGCAGAAGCTCTTAAACTGGTTAATGAGCGCAACAGATATATAAGAGGAATAATAAGCTGGCTTGGATTTAAACAAATAGGGGTTGAATTTAACAGGGATAAGCGCTTTGCCGGTGAAACCAAGTATCCTTTAAAAAAGATGCTTAAATTCGCTTTTGACGCTATAACCTCATTTTCATATAAACCTTTGAAACTGGCGTCATATATGGGCTTTTTCCTGTCATTTTTCAGCTTTATATACCTTCTGGTTGTTCTTTATACCAAACTTTTTTCAAAGAGCTTTGTACAAGCCGGATGGGCTTCTACCTTAGCTGTAAGCCTGTTTTTTAACGGCATTACCCTTATAATTCTTGGAATAATCGGGGAGTATATAGGAAGGATATATGATGAAGCTAAAGGCAGACCATTGTATATTATAAAAGAAACTAAAAACTTTTCTGAAGATAAAAAGGATAAAATAACAGTAAGAAACGGAAGGTAGTAGTAAACAGACATTTTGAAACCACGGGCACAGCCCGTGGTACTTTAATTGTAAAAAGTTTTAAATCATAAAAAGGCAAAAGTCTTGTCAACCAAAAAACAATTGACAAGACCATTTCTGGTGGAGGGGGACGGATTCGAACCATCGAAGGCTGAGCCAACAGATTTACAGTCTGCCCCCTTTGACCCCTCGGGAACCCCTCCATGTGGAGCTGGTGGACGGATTTGAACCCCCGACCTGCTGATTACAAGTCAGCTGCTCTACCAACTGAGCTACACCAGCTTATTAAATTTTCAATGGCGACCCGGAAGGGACTCGAACCCTCGACCTCCAGCGTGACAGGCTGGCATTCTAACCGACTGAACTACCGGGCCGTATCTCATTTGCACCTGCCCAACTGATTCGTCAGCGATAAACAACTTCTGACGAATCAGCCGCTTAATACAGGTTATCATGGTGACCCATAGGGGACTCGAACCCCTGTTACCGCCGTGAAAGGGCGGTGTCTTAACCGCTTGACCAATGGGCCATTGATAATTTTAATGTTTTTGCTGACAAACTATATTGTAACTGCATCTGTCGAAAAAGTCAAGCAATAAACTAAAAAATATTAAGAGTTTTAAAGTTTTGTGGTGAGCCATGAAGGAATCGAACCTTCGACACCTTGATTAAAAGTCAAGTGCTCTACCGACTGAGCTAATGGCTCACATAATTTTTGTGTCACACAATTACGTATTGTACAATAAAACATATCATTTTGTCAACAGTTTTTTTTAAATTTTTTTTATTTTTTTGTACCACTCCCTAAAAAGAGCTGTAAGGCTCTATTTTTTAGTCTATTATATTAATATGAAAAGCATAAATTTATGGTTCTTATATTATTCTGAAGCTCCCAAAACTTCCAGTAATGCTTCCTGCAGTACCTTAGAAAAGTTTATCCCTGCTTTTTCCGCTTTAACATTAAGCCAGTACGGAATTGTGCAATTCTTTTTAACTGCCCGGTTATCTACTTTCTTACAATATTCTGCAAAATCCACATCCACCCAGGTAGCAAAAAAAGATGCTGTTTTAAAAAACAGCATCCC
The genomic region above belongs to Acetivibrio saccincola and contains:
- a CDS encoding glycosyltransferase family 39 protein; translation: MSKKVLGIFFIILIFSICNVCGFAQEESLVQNPGFEMSDEYARLWETYHWSEESEASEFGIDETVSHTGSKSAYIVSNSMSDARYVQHVPVKGDTFYKFSCWVKTENVPEDTLGANISVLYTLTTSRGVTGTTENWEYVEFYGKTSPNQETVALSLALGGHGKLSSGKAWFDTVEVVEVSEIPVGETAQSLEPDNSSQSGDAESKSSGKILSMILIPFAILIYVLFILYKSKKSSGNDKNKNTPSDNTKNTKKNTNNTLPPEDQQIFKVSFDKKDIIIMIAMTAIYLVIALYNLGSFKVPTTSWESVLPGESFTVDLGKEATLSRVYFFTGLGGGVISVEYLDENQNFSNLMTFQKDKVLDIFKWKYQAVSPVTTSKLRFTFESTNMTINEIAIVEQGSTVPLTGIKVVDKNVGSNNKGNIENLFDEHDKFAYRPSFMNSMYLDEIYHARTAFEHIHGIQPYETTHPPLGKVFMALGVLIFGMVPFGWRIMGTLFGVAMVPAMYAFGKKVFHDRFFAFSAAFLMMFDSMHFAQTRIATIDSYVTLFVILMYYYMYDYFVNKSYVLGFKQSLKPLFLSGLFFGFGAASKWIAFYGAAGLAVLFFLNKYLEYTDYRKIAMRSKKKPAWFHDYESLYLFGTMGLCVIFFVIIPGIIYVLSYLSWPERPGTSLFKTVVDNFKYMLSYHSKLTDTHPYQSAWWEWPFMSRPMAFYFGSDLPAGVTSKIYTLGNPAVWWTGIVAFLAIAAMALTKVKKQFSLLFVLAASSFAYISIPKDFIPSEVWILSFILLTLTILISSNFDKKIIAFSVGSAAIFSVIAFSFHNVIKTNSYYVNFDNSYYKNPSVQSLMWIFLLTSIIILLVGIFRFDRKFFPIVLAMIFQYVPWVGVPRCTFIYHYFTIIPFLILCILYVIKKVIDKWQDFKYFAYIYLALVLVVFILFYPVVSGMHVNTSYLKLIGWFWNF
- a CDS encoding LCP family protein, whose protein sequence is MSLRKKIFYICMVFSLVLFVEGLFTILNYSEKNNLNFIDEKEKNYEKKQIVRNIYKRKDYPEYINLLLMGLDESEKRADGIMLVNFHPESGKVNILSITRDTMVKSDSGRIYKINALIGLGGEAEIIEKVEKLTTMPVHYYLTVNFKGFREIIDLLGGVEIDVPFDMKYDDPYQNLHISLNKGRQILDGEKAEQYLRYRKGNKTGEGYEDGDLGRIKAQQQFLKEFIKQKLKLKYLFKADDIFFVIKDNVTTNIEIGDVNYYIDCIKKIDVNKVDFYTLPGHPEYIDNQYYYIYDEEKTKEMINNNFN
- a CDS encoding glycosyltransferase family 2 protein, with product MSDKIVCSVVVPLYNEEEVILETYKRLKKVMDSTNESYEIIFVNDGSRDKTEEMAHEICNNDPKIKLINFARNFGHQIAITAGMDYAEGQAIVVIDADLQDPPELIPKMLEKWKEGYDVVYGKRLAREGETFFKKFTAKVFYRFLRKMTDVDIPVDTGDFRLIDRKVAEALKLVNERNRYIRGIISWLGFKQIGVEFNRDKRFAGETKYPLKKMLKFAFDAITSFSYKPLKLASYMGFFLSFFSFIYLLVVLYTKLFSKSFVQAGWASTLAVSLFFNGITLIILGIIGEYIGRIYDEAKGRPLYIIKETKNFSEDKKDKITVRNGR